One part of the Rutidosis leptorrhynchoides isolate AG116_Rl617_1_P2 chromosome 1, CSIRO_AGI_Rlap_v1, whole genome shotgun sequence genome encodes these proteins:
- the LOC139842593 gene encoding uncharacterized mitochondrial protein AtMg00810-like — protein sequence MEDERIAKNPLSVNHGITPENTGPKVNPTLYKAIIGSLMYLTASRPNIMFATCLYGRYQVQPNVNHMLTAKTIMRYLKGTPSLGLWYPRKDGFDLTTFSDSDYVGCKRDFESTSGGCQFLGSTLVSWQCKKQKQSHNQRVRLNMLLLQALLLLLKTMLIILRPNT from the exons ATGGAAGATGAACGAATTGCCAAGAATCCTCTgtcggtgaatcacgggattacaccagAAAATACAGGGCCGAAAGTCAATCCAACTCTATACAAGGCAATTATTGGTTCTTTGATGTATCTTACTGCATCTCGCCCGAATATCATGTTCGCAACTTGTTTGTACGGTCGTTATCAAGTACAACCGAACGTGAATCATATGTTAACTGCGAAAACGATCATGCGTTATTTAAAGGGAACTCCAAGTTTGGGCTTATGGTATCCAAGAAAAGATGGTTTTGATTTAACGACATTCAGTGATTCGGATTACGTGGGTTGTAAAAGAGATTTCGAATCGACCTCTGGTGGTTGTCAGTTTCTCGGTAGCACCTTGGTAAGTTGGCAGTGTAAGAAACAAAAGCAGTCACACAATCAACGTGTGAGGCTGAATATGTTGCTGCTGCAAGCT tTATTGCTGTTACTAAAAACCATGTtaatcattctaagaccaaacacatag